The Desulfitobacterium chlororespirans DSM 11544 DNA segment TGACTTAATAGTTCCAAGGATATTTTGCGAATTTTTCCGGCAGCATGTTCGACAAATATCCAGATTCCCTTCGGCATACGACTCGCTCCTTTACAGTGTTTCCTCATCTGATTAGAGAACTTTAGCTTCCTCGCGGAGCAGGCGTGCCAATTCACGAGTGGATTCTGCTGCTTCACCAGGAAGTATTCTGCCGCCTTTTCTCGGGGCAGGCAAAGTATAGTGAGTAACCTTTGCCTGCAGCGCCAAGTCGGGGGCACTCAGTCCTAAATCCCTTAGTTTAACGGTGGTCAATGGTTTTTTCTTCGCTTTCATAATTCCGGCGACGGATGGATAACGAACTTCATTGATCCCTTGAACTACGGTTATGACTGCGGGAAGTGTGACCTCAAGGGTTGCCAGTCCGCCGTCGATAACCCGCAGGGCTGTTGCCTGACTGCCGTTAATATCCAATTTAGTGACACTGCTGATGGAAGGAAGCCCCAATTTTTCAGCCATACGCACTGCAACCTGAGCCGAACCCATATCTGTGTCCATAACTCCTGTTAAAATGAGGTCATAAGGGAGGGACTCCACCGCTTTGGCCAGTATAGCGGCGACTATGCCCTCATCCACCTCCCCCAGGGCAGGGTCCTTAATGTGAATCGCTTGATCGGCACCCATAGCTAAGGCGCCGCGAATGGCCGCCGTAGCTTCTTCTCCTCCAAGGGTGACCACGGTTACTTCACCGCCAAATTTCTCCTTCATCCGGAGAGCCTCTTCAATGGCATACTCATCTAAAGGATTGATAACCAGAGTGACCCCATTGGTGTCTACTTTGCCATCGCTGTTCAAAACTATTTTCGCTTCTGTATCAATCGTTTGCTTAACGCATACCACAATGTTCATAGGGTATCCTCCTTATGGGGCTAACGATTTTTAAACACCGCTTCACGTTTATTGATGAAGGCATCGAGACCTTCCCGGAGATCCTCCGTCTCAAAAACCTTTTCTACATAGTTCATTTCCATTTCCAGGGCATCCACTAAACTGAGTTCCATGCCTTTATTGATTAACAGCTTATCGTAACCCATGGCGATACCGGCCCCTTTAGCCAACTTCTCAGCTAGTTTAAGAGCTTCATTCAAAGATTCACCGGCGGGGACAACTTCATTGACTAAGCCGATTCTAAGGGCCTCATCCGCTTTGACAATTTTTCCACTGAATAAAAGTTCTTTCGCTTTCGCCGGTCCCACCAGCCGTGCCAGTCTTTGGGTGCCCCCAAGTCCCGGAAGCAGACCGAGCAGAACTTCTGTAAGGCCCAGCTTGGCCTTTTCATCCGCTATTCTGATATCACAAGCTAAAGCCAGTTCAAGCCCCCCGCCTAAGGCAAGGCCATTGACAGCACAGATCACGGGTCTGGGGGTATTCTCCAAATAGGAGAGCATTTCTTTGTAGATGGTGGCATTTTCCCGGGGACCTTCTTTAAACTGATTGGGAAAATCTTTAATGTCCGCACCGGCCACAAAGCACTTAGATCCCATTCCGGTAATGACTATGACTCTAATCTCCGTGTTCTCTTCCACTTCATTTAAGGTTTCTTTCAATTGTCCTCTTACTTCTAAGGTCAGAGCATTGACGGGCGGATTATTGATTGTAATAACCCCCACTCCATTACAAACGGTAAGCTCGACCACTCTATTTTCCGGCATAACAACATTCCTCCCCTTATAAGATTCAATTCCGCCGCAAGGAAAAGACCACCGTATTGGCAGGATCAGGGCATTGCAGCTCCCTAAGCTGGTTAATCCAGTCCTTGTCTTCTGTTTCCCTGCCGAAGGCAGTCAGGTAAGGAATGAAGCTGCTCAACGCATATAGGCAAAGGGGGCTGCCTTCACAGGAGGTGATATTGGGTTCAGAATAAATCACCTTATCCCCTTCCTTATATCCTGCCGCACAATGCCTTTTTATGCTTTTTACGTTCATTTCTACCTTCATCTTGTTCTCCTCTTGTCAACATTGATTTCTTCTCGCTATAAAATGTACTTGTCCTGGAACACCTCTGCTGTAGATGGAGCTTAATCTCCATCTGCAGCAAGGGTACGGATTTCCAGAGAACTATTTCTTATTTGTCATAATCGTACCAGCCGGCGCCGGTCTTTTTGCCCAGGCGTCCGGCCCGGACAATGTTCTTGAGCAATTGGGGCGCATTCCATTTCATATCTTTGTATTCTTCAACGAAATAATCGGAGACGTGGACAGAAATTTCTACGCCGGTGAAGTCCATGAGTTCAAAAGGGCCCATGGGGTAATTCAGACCAAGCTTGACGGCGGTATCAATGTCCTCGATAGAGGCGATTCCTTCCTCGGCGATGCGAACCGCCTCCAGAAATTGGGGCATCATGATCCGGTTGACGATAAAGCCCGGAGTATCCTTCTTCACTTCAACGGGGGTTTTCCCCATGGCCCTGGAAACATCGGATACTCTAGCCACCGTCTCATCGCTGGTGTAATAACCGCGGATGACTTCGACCAAACGCATAATCAGGGGCGGATTAAAGAAGTGCATACCCACGACCCGATCCGGGCGGGAGGTGGCTGCTGCTAAAGTGGTGATGGACATGGAGGAGGTATTGGAGGCAATGATCGTTTCCGGGCCGCAAATCTGATCCAATTTCTGAAAGGCCGTCTTTTTTATATCCATGTCTTCGAAAATCGCCTCAATGACCAAAGGAACCGACGCTAGATCCTCCATATTGGTGGTAGTGGTGATGCGCTGCAAAGCGGCGTCTTTTTCTTCAACCGTCATTTTTTGCTTAGCCACACTCTTATCCAGAAAACCGGCAATGCGCTGGACGGCCCCGTGGACGAACCGCTGCTCAACATCGCAAAGAATCACATCCAAGCCCTTCACCGCTGCCAGGTGGGCAATCCCGCCACCCATAGAACCTGCTCCCAAAACCCCTATCTTTGTCATTGTCATTTTAATATTACCTCCTCTTTTTTATTTCCAATAGAACGAGACTTCGTTCAGCGGAATACTCTGCTTCCATAGCAAGTAGTCCCTTAGACCGCGTATTTACCTGCCTCGGATACTGCCGCAGCGATATCTCTATGCAGAGCGATGGTGTTCCGCAAAGTGCATTGGGTCACTGCCTGCAAATCCTTCAACAAGCTCTCCAGCTCCTGACCCTCGGCCAGAGCGGATAAGATTTCCTTGGCGATGGACTCAAGGTAGCCCATATTTCCATAAATAAAGGCACTCGTCATCCAGCCCTTCAGTTTTGCCTTAGTCTCACCCTCCTTGGCCACAGCCTTTTGGGTCCGCAACCAGGCACTCTCCATGGCAAAAGCCTGGATTGCCAAATCTGCCAGTTTGCCGACAATCTCCTGTTCTTTCTGGAGATTCTTTCCGTACTTCTGCAGGCCGGCGGCCATGGTCAGCAGGAACATATCCTTTGCTGCCTGGATCAATCCGGCTTCATCTTCTCTTGCCGCTCCCCCGGCCGCGATGTACTCTTTCAGCTTTTGGACAGCCTCCTGGAGGGGCAAATCCCCTTTGTCCGCCCGCCGCAATAAGGTAATCGGAATAATCGTCCGGTTAATCTCGTTGGTTCCTTCAAAAATCCGGTAAATCCGGGCATCCCTATAGAGCCTTTCGATGCTGTATTCGGAACAATACCCGTACCCGCCGTGAATTTGGACTCCTTCATCCACTACATAGCCCTGAGCCTCTGTAGCAAAAATCTTGTTCATGGAACACTCCAGAGCGTACTCCTCAATTCCCTTGGCGGCAATCTGTCCCCCATTCTCACCGGAAGTGTCCAGGCCATGGAGTATCCCGTCCAAAAGACCTCCCGTACGGTAGAGCATACTTTCCATCACATAGGTTTTAATGGCCATCTTAGCAAGCTTTTCCTTGATCAAGCCAAAATTGGCAATCGGGGTCCCGAACTGTTTGCGCTCATTGGCATAGGCAGCCGCTAATTCCAGGGCATGCTTGGAAGCTCCTAAGGCATTGGCAGCAAGCTTATAACGGCCTAAGTTTAAAATGTTAAAGGCGACAATATGACCTCTCCCAATTTCAAACAGAACATTCTCCACAGGTACTTTGACATTATCCAGGATGACCTGCCTGGTGGAGGAGCCTTTGATCCCCATCTTCTTTTCTTCCGGTCCCAGGGACAGCCCCTCGGAATCGGCATCGACGATAAAGGCCGTATACTTATCCCCAGCGATTTTGGCATAAACAATAAAGAGATCGGCAAAGGCGGAATTGGTGATAAACTGCTTGGTTCCGTTTAACAGATAATATTTGCCATCGGGACTCAGATCCGCCCGGGTTTTCGCCGACATGGCATCGGAGCCGGCTCCCGGTTCCGTCAAAGCATAGGCCCCCGCCTTTTCTCCGCTGACGATCCCCGGCAGATACTTTTTCTTTTGTTCATGGGTGCCGAACATGACGATGGGCATACTGCCGATGCCGGTATGTCCCCCCTGGGTCATGGCAAAGGAACCGCCCTTTCCTATGCACTCGGCAACAATGGTGGTGCTGATTTTATCCAGATCCAAACCGTCGTATTCCTCGGGAATATCCAGCCCATTAAGTCCTAATTCACCAGCTTCTTGGATAAGCTGTTTGTTCAGACCATCCCGCTTCTCTTCCAACTCCTCCATAACCGCCAAAACGCGATCCGTCACAAAGCCCATCGCCGTTCGATAAAGCATCTTATGCTCAAGGGTAAAGTCCTCAGGGGTAAAAACATCCTGAAACCTGGTTTCCCCGAAGAGAAAGCTCCCCCCTTTTGGTAAGTCGCTCATTCTGTTCACACTCTCTTTCTCCACTCTTTACGAACACATCATGGTCAGGCGTTGGCACTAATTCTTTCGATACTTTTTCCTTTGGTTTCAACCACAAAGAATAAGGCTACAAAAGAGGCAATCACCGCCGGAACGGCAAAGAAGACAAAGGTGCCGGTGAAGCCTACCCCCAGCTGCTGAACATACCCGGCAACGATAGGGCCAAGAAATCCTCCAACCCGTCCGAAAGCCTGAGCCGAAGCAACCCCCGTACTTCGGAATTCCGTAGGATATCCCTCAGCCAGCAGGGGCTGTGTTCCGCTCAGACCCCAGTTCATAGCCAGGCCAACCAACATCCCGCAGATCACTACCATCCACTGATTTGAGGCAACCCCCAGCAGAAGTATGGCAGCCGCGGTCGCTATCCAACCGATAATCACATTGGTTCTCCGCCCGATGATATCCGCCACATAACCCGTACACAGACCTCCGATGGCACCAAAAACATTTTGCAGGACGGCGAAGGAATATCCTTTGACCAAGCCGTACCCCTTATCCACAAGCAGAGTAGGCAGCCAGCCGTTGATGCCATAAATCACCACGGAACCCATAAAATAAATGATCCAAAGGGCCATGGTTGCTCGGCGATACTCCCGGGAGAAAAGGGCTCCAACGCCAACCTTTTTCGGGCGAGGAGGCAGGAACAAGCTGCCCGGAGCATAGTCGTTGGCTTTTCCTTTGCTTACCATCTCAATGCGCTTAAGAACCTCAATGGCTTCTTTCTCTCTCCCTTTACCTAATAACCAATGGGGAGATTCTTGAAGAGCCGCCATTAAAACGAAGGCGTAGAGAACGGGCAGCACTCCGATTAAATAACACACTCTCCAGCCAAAGGTGGGAACCACATAAATCGCCACCACACCGGCCACGACCCAACCCAAAACATAGAAGGACATGATGGAAGAGATGAAAAACCCTCTGTTTTTCGTGGGCACATTCTCCGCCATCAAAGTAATGGCGATGGGGATGCAAGCACCAAAGCCAACCCCGCCTAAGATCCTTAAAATAGCAAAGGCTTCAAAGCTGTTAACAAAATAAATGGGAAAGGTGAGTAAAGAAAACCATATGGTGAAAATGGCCAGACCCTTTTTCCGGCCAATACTGTCGGAAATAATTCCTGCGATCATTCCGCCCACCATCAGCCCCAAAAGACTCCATGATGCCAGACTCCCCGTTTGAACCTTGGTCAGTCCCCATTCTGCAGACATCTGAGGCATGGTGTAGGAAACAATCATATAGCTGAATCCACAGAAAATGAGGGTAAGGCCTACTAAAAAGTAGGTTTTATACGTATACTTTGAGACGCCTATTTGATCCACTACATCGGAAATCGAAATTTTGCCCATCGTTATTCCCCCATCCAATATCTATCCCCTACCCTTTTTAAAAATCAGATAACGTTCTTTTCTCTAAACGCCGCTATTTCACTTGCGCTGTACCCCAGCAGCTTGCTGAGAATATTATCGGTGTCTTGACCCAGGGTGGGGGCGCCACGCCATACTTGGGCGGGGGTCACACTCAGCTTGGGAGCAAAACCAAAGGCTTTAACTTTTTCACCCAGGGTTTCATCCGTATATTCAATGAAATTCCCCCTCTTTTGGTAGTGCTCA contains these protein-coding regions:
- a CDS encoding enoyl-CoA hydratase — encoded protein: MPENRVVELTVCNGVGVITINNPPVNALTLEVRGQLKETLNEVEENTEIRVIVITGMGSKCFVAGADIKDFPNQFKEGPRENATIYKEMLSYLENTPRPVICAVNGLALGGGLELALACDIRIADEKAKLGLTEVLLGLLPGLGGTQRLARLVGPAKAKELLFSGKIVKADEALRIGLVNEVVPAGESLNEALKLAEKLAKGAGIAMGYDKLLINKGMELSLVDALEMEMNYVEKVFETEDLREGLDAFINKREAVFKNR
- a CDS encoding acyl-CoA dehydrogenase family protein; the encoded protein is MSDLPKGGSFLFGETRFQDVFTPEDFTLEHKMLYRTAMGFVTDRVLAVMEELEEKRDGLNKQLIQEAGELGLNGLDIPEEYDGLDLDKISTTIVAECIGKGGSFAMTQGGHTGIGSMPIVMFGTHEQKKKYLPGIVSGEKAGAYALTEPGAGSDAMSAKTRADLSPDGKYYLLNGTKQFITNSAFADLFIVYAKIAGDKYTAFIVDADSEGLSLGPEEKKMGIKGSSTRQVILDNVKVPVENVLFEIGRGHIVAFNILNLGRYKLAANALGASKHALELAAAYANERKQFGTPIANFGLIKEKLAKMAIKTYVMESMLYRTGGLLDGILHGLDTSGENGGQIAAKGIEEYALECSMNKIFATEAQGYVVDEGVQIHGGYGYCSEYSIERLYRDARIYRIFEGTNEINRTIIPITLLRRADKGDLPLQEAVQKLKEYIAAGGAAREDEAGLIQAAKDMFLLTMAAGLQKYGKNLQKEQEIVGKLADLAIQAFAMESAWLRTQKAVAKEGETKAKLKGWMTSAFIYGNMGYLESIAKEILSALAEGQELESLLKDLQAVTQCTLRNTIALHRDIAAAVSEAGKYAV
- a CDS encoding electron transfer flavoprotein subunit beta/FixA family protein, which translates into the protein MNIVVCVKQTIDTEAKIVLNSDGKVDTNGVTLVINPLDEYAIEEALRMKEKFGGEVTVVTLGGEEATAAIRGALAMGADQAIHIKDPALGEVDEGIVAAILAKAVESLPYDLILTGVMDTDMGSAQVAVRMAEKLGLPSISSVTKLDINGSQATALRVIDGGLATLEVTLPAVITVVQGINEVRYPSVAGIMKAKKKPLTTVKLRDLGLSAPDLALQAKVTHYTLPAPRKGGRILPGEAAESTRELARLLREEAKVL
- a CDS encoding 3-hydroxyacyl-CoA dehydrogenase family protein; this encodes MTMTKIGVLGAGSMGGGIAHLAAVKGLDVILCDVEQRFVHGAVQRIAGFLDKSVAKQKMTVEEKDAALQRITTTTNMEDLASVPLVIEAIFEDMDIKKTAFQKLDQICGPETIIASNTSSMSITTLAAATSRPDRVVGMHFFNPPLIMRLVEVIRGYYTSDETVARVSDVSRAMGKTPVEVKKDTPGFIVNRIMMPQFLEAVRIAEEGIASIEDIDTAVKLGLNYPMGPFELMDFTGVEISVHVSDYFVEEYKDMKWNAPQLLKNIVRAGRLGKKTGAGWYDYDK
- a CDS encoding MFS transporter; translated protein: MGKISISDVVDQIGVSKYTYKTYFLVGLTLIFCGFSYMIVSYTMPQMSAEWGLTKVQTGSLASWSLLGLMVGGMIAGIISDSIGRKKGLAIFTIWFSLLTFPIYFVNSFEAFAILRILGGVGFGACIPIAITLMAENVPTKNRGFFISSIMSFYVLGWVVAGVVAIYVVPTFGWRVCYLIGVLPVLYAFVLMAALQESPHWLLGKGREKEAIEVLKRIEMVSKGKANDYAPGSLFLPPRPKKVGVGALFSREYRRATMALWIIYFMGSVVIYGINGWLPTLLVDKGYGLVKGYSFAVLQNVFGAIGGLCTGYVADIIGRRTNVIIGWIATAAAILLLGVASNQWMVVICGMLVGLAMNWGLSGTQPLLAEGYPTEFRSTGVASAQAFGRVGGFLGPIVAGYVQQLGVGFTGTFVFFAVPAVIASFVALFFVVETKGKSIERISANA
- a CDS encoding TIGR04076 family protein, producing the protein MKVEMNVKSIKRHCAAGYKEGDKVIYSEPNITSCEGSPLCLYALSSFIPYLTAFGRETEDKDWINQLRELQCPDPANTVVFSLRRN